A genomic region of Bactrocera dorsalis isolate Fly_Bdor chromosome 3, ASM2337382v1, whole genome shotgun sequence contains the following coding sequences:
- the LOC109579590 gene encoding putative glycerophosphocholine phosphodiesterase GPCPD1 homolog 2, with protein MSESSVGQLQLTVEMAGARIAEHELVGVIGNKKTLGSWSIQAAPLLERSADDYNVWTANIMVPLNKWIRYRYFIGVLDEKTQTVQLRRWEVGERARELRLTEASAQTADRFGFITPERPKLRRAWLNVGSIVLFKLFGEALQCNAEDQLVEAGEVMQLKIEPLDAVNLHAIATSARAEIFYTTLQYGYSKLKAQPDFGIEYNAKALIYQIYMLNRKNVGFLLKLFAFNGATKCVRLLAQSYLPPEALEESEGVLDVTLLSPDTAAVELAKLEIQYLIINPTPNWQVKLNTTFTQFWPDHWKGMLIGHRGLGRSFVEHNAALTPLENTISSVKRAFEAGADMVEFDVMLTKDLVPIIYHDFYVMMCPNSSTIPSSANDIVRVPIVCLTYAELQAMQTYKVVGDSLIVCPAPETVSDADERLFPTLQEFFERTNKMLGFNMEVKWPQELHAGGSQCPQHMDKNKYMDIILNVVKQLSWGRVCIFSSFDADTCIMLRYKQNIYPVLLLLESEPLLFTDPRTHCVQPGINTAKAFDLNGIATNASLLRKHPNAMAMAERQNKWVFLWGNQLDDCATIDLYRAEGVYALICDRLDLLLACNKRSIFGTDEQLKKLFELQRSCGCR; from the coding sequence ATGTCGGAAAGTTCAGTTGGACAATTGCAACTTACCGTCGAAATGGCTGGCGCACGAATCGCCGAACACGAACTGGTCGGCGTGATAGGCAATAAGAAAACGCTAGGCAGCTGGTCGATACAAGCAGCGCCGCTACTTGAACGCAGCGCTGACGACTACAACGTGTGGACTGCGAATATAATGGTACCGTTGAATAAATGGATACGCTATCGCTACTTTATCGGTGTGTTGGATGAGAAGACACAAACCGTACAACTGCGCCGTTGGGAAGTTGGCGAGCGTGCACGCGAATTACGCTTAACGGAAGCGAGCGCGCAAACAGCTGATCGTTTCGGTTTCATAACACCGGAAAGACCGAAACTGCGGCGCGCATGGCTCAACGTCGGCAGCATTGTGTTGTTCAAATTGTTCGGCGAGGCGTTGCAGTGTAACGCGGAGGATCAGCTTGTTGAGGCGGGCGAAGTAATGCAGTTGAAAATAGAACCGCTAGACGCGGTAAACCTACATGCGATAGCAACATCCGCACGCGCAGAAATTTTCTACACCACTTTGCAATATGGCTACAGTAAGCTGAAGGCCCAGCCAGACTTTGGCATAGAATACAATGCAAAAGCACTAATCTATCAGATATATATGTTGAATCGGAAAAATGTTGGTTTTCTCTTGaaattgtttgcattcaatGGCGCCACCAAATGTGTGCGTCTCTTAGCGCAAAGCTATTTGCCACCCGAAGCGCTCGAGGAGAGCGAAGGCGTATTAGATGTGACATTGCTCTCACCCGACACGGCCGCTGTGGAGCTGGCTAAATtggaaatacaatatttgataataaatcccacaccgaattggCAAGTGAAGTTGAATACCACATTCACACAGTTTTGGCCCGACCACTGGAAGGGCATGCTAATTGGACATCGCGGTCTGGGACGTAGTTTTGTGGAGCATAATGCAGCGCTAACGCCACTCGAGAACACAATCAGCTCGGTGAAGCGCGCATTTGAGGCGGGCGCCGATATGGTAGAGTTCGATGTGATGCTCACCAAAGATTTAGTACCCATAATATATCATGATTTCTATGTAATGATGTGTCCGAACTCGTCGACAATACCCAGCAGCGCGAATGATATTGTTCGCGTGCCGATTGTCTGCTTGACTTACGCCGAATTGCAGGCCATGCAGACATATAAAGTGGTCGGTGATAGTTTGATTGTCTGTCCGGCACCGGAAACGGTAAGCGATGCCGATGAGCGTCTCTTTCCGACATTGCAAGAGTTCTTCGAGCGAACCAACAAAATGCTCGGTTTCAATATGGAAGTTAAGTGGCCGCAAGAACTGCACGCCGGTGGTTCGCAGTGTCCTCAGCATATGGACAAAAATAAGTATATGGACATCATACTCAATGTGGTGAAGCAGTTGAGTTGGGGACGCGTCTGCATCTTCTCATCCTTCGATGCCGACACTTGCATTATGCTGCGTTATAAGCAAAATATCTATCCGGTTTTGCTATTGCTCGAGTCGGAACCGTTGCTATTCACCGATCCACGTACGCATTGTGTCCAGCCGGGTATAAATACAGCAAAAGCATTCGATTTGAATGGTATTGCGACCAATGCTTCCCTGCTGCGTAAACATCCAAATGCAATGGCGATGGCGGAACGTCAAAATAAgtgggtgtttttgtggggtAATCAATTGGACGATTGCGCTACAATAGATTTGTATCGTGCTGAAGGTGTTTACGCTTTGATTTGTGATCGTCTTGATTTGTTGTTGGCCTGCAATAAGCGTAGTATTTTCGGTACAGATGAACAGCTGAAGAAACTCTTTGAGTTACAGCGTAGTTGTGGTTGCCGTTGa
- the LOC105226910 gene encoding glycerophosphocholine phosphodiesterase GPCPD1, whose protein sequence is MFSLAKLCALCAVLSIFAGLPRAAQCDSSYYEKYYTARRFIPLKRNSLIPYNFSVSLNEQPLASYELVAMVGDVKQLGAWRADKAILLNRTQDHRVWTAGVALPVNTTINYRYFIAAIDNTTGVVQVRRWESHINARSFQVGTVAGNRSDTCGWIDPQRRELQRGWLNAGNIVQFKLFRNPLQVNETSAGNEELRFKLQPVEPCRLSAILPSAKAHTEYVRMVYGDSYLRTQPEFGVPYKPNDILIFQTTVSQLDTVAYLLKLYATQNDNELVRLIGYQYIYPEFLKGTEGRFTINLLSPVWLNAIGSLDVQYLVIKPLPNSTVDFHTSFVDYWRSNWTSLDVGHRGLGKSLKQATNAPAIIENTVASMKASTELGADLVEFDVMLTSDLVPVIYHDYYIYVCMDPKTPTSKADLTEVLIKDITYEQLKNLKTYQVVGNKIIEYPAHNNVEQEDQRLFPLFEDFLTKVNKSVGFNIEIKWPQLTVNGELESVQTIDKNTYVDRILDVMLRHGCGRLSFFSSFDADICTLLRYKQNIYPVMFLSSTILGVYADPRADTLYDTINNAQAFDLAGIVPNAVHIKNDPKWIKIAKRQGKKVFLWGDELKNTETIEWFKAQAPTGVIYDRVDLWLPANKRSAFELEADLPDFFRLQCSPNQQKPVNSTIESILSNVNLL, encoded by the coding sequence ATGTTTTCGCTCGCTAAACTTTGCGCGCTCTGCGCTGTGCTAAGCATTTTCGCTGGGCTACCGCGCGCCGCGCAGTGCGATTCTTCATACTACGAAAAGTATTACACAGCGCGCCGCTTTATACCGCTCAAGCGCAACTCGCTGATACCGTATAACTTTAGCGTTTCGCTTAACGAACAACCGCTGGCCAGCTATGAGCTCGTCGCTATGGTCGGCGATGTCAAACAGTTGGGCGCTTGGCGCGCCGACAAGGCGATCCTATTGAATCGCACGCAGGATCATCGCGTGTGGACGGCCGGCGTAGCGCTGCCGGTGAACACCACCATCAATTATCGCTACTTCATTGCGGCCATAGACAATACAACGGGTGTAGTGCAGGTGCGCCGCTGGGAATCACATATAAATGCGCGCAGCTTTCAAGTGGGCACTGTGGCGGGCAATCGCAGCGACACATGCGGTTGGATCGATCCGCAGCGGCGTGAACTGCAACGCGGTTGGCTAAATGCGGGCAATATTGTACAATTCAAGCTGTTTCGCAATCCGTTGCAAGTGAATGAAACGAGTGCGGGTAATGAGGAGTTGCGTTTCAAGTTGCAGCCGGTCGAGCCGTGTCGCTTGTCCGCCATATTGCCCTCGGCGAAGGCGCACACAGAGTACGTGCGTATGGTGTACGGTGACAGTTACTTGCGCACGCAACCGGAGTTTGGTGTGCCCTACAAGCCCAACGATATATTGATATTTCAGACGACAGTGTCGCAGTTGGATACTGTCGCGTATCTGTTGAAGCTGTACGCGACACAGAATGATAATGAGCTTGTGCGTTTGATAGGCTATCAGTATATATATCCGGAGTTTTTGAAAGGCACCGAAGGCCGTTTCACTATCAATCTCTTATCGCCCGTGTGGCTAAATGCTATCGGCAGTTTGGATGTACAGTATTTGGTAATTAAACCCTTGCCGAACTCGACTGTCGATTTTCATACTTCTTTTGTGGATTACTGGCGCAGCAATTGGACGTCATTGGATGTGGGACATCGTGGTTTGGGTAAGAGTCTGAAGCAGGCAACTAATGCGCCAGCAATAATTGAGAATACGGTGGCGTCTATGAAGGCCTCCACAGAGCTGGGCGCTGATTTGGTCGAATTCGATGTGATGTTAACTAGCGATTTGGTGCCAGTGATTTACCATGACTACTACATCTATGTTTGTATGGATCCCAAGACGCCCACCAGCAAAGCTGATCTCACCGAAGTACTAATCAAAGATATCACCTATGAGCAGttaaagaatttgaaaaccTATCAGGTGGTGGGCAATAAGATCATCGAATATCCGGCGCACAATAATGTGGAGCAAGAGGATCAACGACTCTTCCCGCTGTTTGAAGATTTCCTCACCAAAGTGAATAAGTCGGTGGGTTTCAACATTGAAATCAAATGGCCGCAGCTGACAGTGAATGGTGAGCTCGAAAGCGTACAAACTATCGATAAGAATACCTATGTGGACCGCATATTGGATGTGATGTTGCGTCACGGTTGCGGTCGTCTGAGCTTCTTCTCAAGTTTCGATGCCGACATTTGCACGCTGTTGCGTTACAAACAGAATATATATCCGGTCATGTTTCTCTCATCCACCATACTCGGCGTTTATGCGGATCCACGCGCGGACACACTGTACGACACCATCAATAATGCGCAAGCTTTCGACTTGGCTGGCATTGTGCCAAATGCCGTGCATATAAAGAACGATCCAAAATGGATTAAAATAGCGAAAAGGCAGGGTAAAAAGGTCTTCCTTTGGGGTGATGAGCTCAAGAATACCGAAACGATTGAATGGTTCAAGGCGCAAGCTCCAACTGGTGTGATTTATGATCGTGTGGACTTATGGTTGCCAGCGAATAAGCGTAGCGCTTTCGAGCTCGAAGCTGATTTGCCCGATTTCTTCCGTTTGCAATGTTCGCCGAATCAGCAGAAACCTGTGAACTCAACTATCGAGAGTATACTTAGTAATGTGAATTTGTTGTAG